The following are encoded in a window of Miltoncostaea marina genomic DNA:
- a CDS encoding potassium channel family protein, which translates to MAKNGQTLVIGLGRFGRGVAETLGKLGHEVLGVDASARIVQACSTGMTHVVQADATDVEALRQLGAADFPTAVVAIGSDVQASILTTYTLVDLKIPRIWAKAITAEHGAILERVGAHRVIFPERDMGVRMAHSLVGRTIDYLEIDENFVLVETTAPREAAGKTLQDAGLRKRYRVTVVAIKRPGGRFTYATPDTVINAGDVLVIAGEPKSAELFADLD; encoded by the coding sequence GGCTAAGAACGGGCAGACGCTCGTCATCGGCCTGGGGCGGTTCGGCCGCGGGGTCGCCGAGACCCTCGGCAAGCTGGGCCACGAGGTGCTCGGCGTCGACGCCTCGGCCCGCATCGTGCAGGCCTGCTCCACGGGCATGACCCACGTGGTGCAGGCGGACGCCACCGACGTGGAGGCGCTCCGCCAGCTCGGCGCGGCCGACTTCCCGACCGCCGTGGTGGCGATCGGCAGCGACGTGCAGGCCAGCATCCTCACCACGTACACGCTCGTGGACCTCAAGATCCCGCGCATCTGGGCCAAGGCGATCACGGCCGAGCACGGCGCGATCCTCGAGCGCGTGGGCGCCCACCGGGTGATCTTCCCGGAGCGCGACATGGGGGTGCGCATGGCCCACTCGCTGGTGGGGCGCACGATCGACTACCTCGAGATCGACGAGAACTTCGTGCTCGTCGAGACCACGGCGCCGCGCGAGGCGGCCGGCAAGACGCTGCAGGACGCCGGCCTGCGCAAGCGCTACCGCGTGACGGTGGTGGCCATCAAGCGGCCGGGGGGGCGGTTCACCTACGCGACCCCCGACACGGTCATCAACGCGGGCGACGTGCTGGTCATCGCCGGCGAGCCCAAGAGCGCGGAGCTGTTCGCCGACCTCGACTAG
- a CDS encoding LCP family protein has translation MSRTTKPYRRFRARGHGEGQADGLQALRELNARENGAPGGGGAPPAAPPRRTGEGLPRPRPSRDERRRLRELQRDGRPWWSFRGLGPGGWVARGLALLLLAVLVWGGLGYMALDGAVDEANGKITPSARAALDDAPGGMLGTPQNTLILGVDTRRGQTRSRADTILLMRTDPDAGRIRYLSIPRDYRVDLPGQGAQKINAAFFFYGQAGAIRAVKRLTGLPVHHIIVIKFAGFPTMVDAVGGVTVSNPTALVDCPYEAGRTVSFPAGRIELDGARALEYARARQGDCGGDFGRALRQQAIVAALKSKVLSFTSLPLAPWRGADVVRSLQTDIGTIDMAKMGWLQARLEQRPDDRILLSGEPQMIDGISFVVSTNPDQNEREIARFIARD, from the coding sequence ATGAGCAGGACGACGAAGCCGTACCGGCGCTTCCGCGCCCGCGGGCACGGCGAGGGCCAGGCCGACGGCCTGCAGGCGCTCCGTGAGCTGAACGCCCGCGAGAACGGCGCGCCCGGCGGCGGCGGGGCCCCGCCCGCGGCGCCGCCCCGGCGCACCGGCGAGGGGCTCCCGCGCCCCCGCCCGAGCCGCGACGAGCGGCGGCGCCTGCGCGAGCTGCAGCGCGACGGCCGGCCGTGGTGGTCGTTCCGCGGCCTCGGCCCCGGCGGCTGGGTCGCGCGCGGGCTCGCCCTGCTGCTGCTCGCGGTGCTCGTGTGGGGCGGGCTGGGCTACATGGCGCTCGACGGCGCGGTCGACGAGGCCAACGGCAAGATCACGCCCTCCGCCCGGGCCGCGCTCGACGACGCGCCGGGCGGGATGCTCGGCACGCCGCAGAACACGCTCATCCTGGGCGTCGACACACGGCGCGGCCAGACGCGCAGCCGCGCCGACACGATCCTGCTGATGCGCACCGACCCCGACGCGGGCCGCATCCGTTACCTGTCGATCCCGCGTGACTACCGCGTGGACCTGCCGGGCCAGGGCGCCCAGAAGATCAACGCGGCGTTCTTCTTCTACGGCCAGGCGGGGGCGATCCGGGCGGTCAAGCGGCTGACCGGGCTGCCGGTGCACCACATCATCGTGATCAAGTTCGCCGGCTTCCCGACGATGGTCGACGCCGTCGGCGGGGTGACCGTCAGCAACCCCACGGCCCTGGTCGATTGCCCCTACGAGGCCGGCCGCACGGTGAGCTTCCCCGCCGGGCGCATCGAGCTCGACGGGGCGCGCGCGCTCGAGTACGCCCGCGCCCGCCAGGGCGACTGCGGCGGCGACTTCGGCCGCGCCCTGCGCCAGCAGGCGATCGTCGCGGCCCTCAAGAGCAAGGTGCTCTCCTTCACGAGCCTGCCGCTGGCGCCCTGGCGCGGAGCGGACGTGGTGCGCTCGCTGCAGACCGACATCGGCACCATCGACATGGCGAAGATGGGCTGGCTGCAGGCCCGCCTCGAGCAGCGCCCCGACGACCGCATCCTGCTGTCCGGGGAGCCCCAGATGATCGACGGCATCTCGTTCGTCGTGTCGACCAACCCGGACCAGAACGAGCGGGAGATCGCCCGCTTCATCGCCCGCGACTAG
- the rsmI gene encoding 16S rRNA (cytidine(1402)-2'-O)-methyltransferase, which yields MAGGGGLVVVGTPIGNLEDLSPRAARCLREADLVACEDTRRTAVLLRHAGAQTRMVPVHRHNEAGRVADLVARMREGARVALVSDAGMPVVSDPGSRLVRAAADAGLPVEVVPGPSAVIAALAVSGLAGGHGFAFLGFVPRKGPERRAALDRLDRLTVPAVLFESPQRLPALLDDLAARWPARPLAVCRELTKLHEETVRGTAAEVAERLAEPPRGEIAVVVGAAAAADGDDPAGSAADERLREAMAILIDAGVGAGRAAEAVAALGVAPRNAAYRAGLEAAERRRAAT from the coding sequence GTGGCCGGTGGGGGAGGCCTCGTGGTCGTCGGGACCCCCATCGGGAACCTCGAGGACCTTTCGCCGCGCGCCGCCCGGTGCCTGCGGGAGGCCGACCTGGTCGCGTGCGAGGACACCCGTCGCACGGCCGTCCTGCTGCGCCACGCCGGCGCGCAGACGCGCATGGTGCCCGTCCACCGCCACAACGAAGCCGGCCGGGTGGCCGACCTGGTGGCGCGCATGCGCGAGGGCGCACGGGTGGCCCTGGTCAGCGACGCCGGCATGCCGGTCGTCAGCGACCCCGGCTCGCGCCTGGTCCGCGCGGCAGCCGACGCCGGGCTGCCGGTCGAGGTCGTCCCCGGGCCGAGCGCGGTGATCGCCGCCCTGGCGGTGTCGGGCCTCGCCGGGGGCCACGGCTTCGCCTTCCTCGGCTTCGTCCCGCGCAAGGGGCCCGAGCGCCGCGCGGCCCTCGACCGGCTCGACCGCCTGACCGTCCCGGCGGTGCTGTTCGAGAGCCCGCAGCGCCTGCCCGCGCTGCTCGACGACCTCGCGGCCCGCTGGCCCGCGCGGCCGCTGGCGGTCTGTCGCGAGCTCACCAAGCTCCACGAGGAGACCGTGCGCGGCACGGCCGCCGAGGTGGCCGAGCGCCTCGCCGAGCCGCCGCGGGGTGAGATCGCCGTGGTCGTGGGCGCCGCGGCCGCGGCGGACGGCGACGACCCGGCCGGCTCCGCCGCCGACGAGCGCCTGCGCGAGGCGATGGCGATCCTCATCGACGCCGGCGTGGGCGCGGGCCGCGCCGCCGAGGCGGTCGCCGCGCTCGGCGTCGCCCCCCGCAACGCCGCCTACCGGGCGGGCCTCGAGGCCGCCGAGCGCAGGCGCGCCGCCACGTAG
- a CDS encoding nucleotidyltransferase domain-containing protein, whose translation MPPPRTLPPRLLAALLAVAARLDAAGVEWLLAGSAGRALQGHARRPHDIDVEVPGRDAAAAGRALGAELRRDRGRGRDSLRARTMVAGVEVDVTCDLVVEGPTHRLEPDFALQRAWSRPIGLAARSIRTAPPEEAVVRALVLGEWAALASAAGAGGADAPPPRAAYVAARLRSAASRPAR comes from the coding sequence GTGCCGCCGCCGCGCACCCTGCCGCCCCGCCTCCTCGCCGCGCTGCTCGCGGTGGCCGCCCGGCTGGACGCGGCCGGCGTCGAGTGGCTGCTGGCCGGCAGCGCCGGGCGGGCGCTGCAGGGCCACGCCCGTCGCCCGCACGACATCGACGTCGAGGTGCCCGGCCGCGACGCGGCCGCCGCCGGGCGCGCCCTCGGCGCCGAGCTGCGCCGCGACCGCGGCCGGGGGCGCGACTCGCTGCGGGCGCGCACGATGGTGGCCGGGGTGGAGGTGGACGTCACCTGCGACCTCGTCGTGGAGGGCCCGACGCACCGCTTGGAGCCGGACTTCGCCCTGCAGCGCGCCTGGTCGCGTCCGATCGGACTCGCGGCGAGGTCCATTCGGACGGCGCCCCCCGAGGAGGCCGTCGTGCGCGCCCTCGTGCTCGGCGAATGGGCGGCCCTGGCGTCGGCCGCGGGCGCCGGCGGCGCCGACGCGCCGCCCCCGCGGGCCGCCTACGTGGCGGCGCGCCTGCGCTCGGCGGCCTCGAGGCCCGCCCGGTAG